In Streptomyces thermolilacinus SPC6, a single genomic region encodes these proteins:
- a CDS encoding geranylgeranyl reductase family protein: MSSENVWDVVVVGAGPAGASAAYAAAVAGRRVLLLEKAELPRYKTCGGGIIGPSRDALPPGFELPLRDRVHAVTFSLNGRFARTRRSKRMLFGLVNRPEFDQRLVEHAREAGAEVRTGVAVARVEQHGAAVPDRRTVAVVLADGETVLARSVVGADGSASRIGAHVGVKTDQVDLGLEAEIPVPPSVAEDWAGRVLIDWGPMPGSYGWVFPKGDTLTVGVISARGEGAATRRYLDDFVARLGLAGFEPAISSGHLTRCRSDDSPLSRGRVIVCGDAAGLLEPWTREGISFALRSGRLAGEWAVRIAEAHDAVEARRQALNYAFAIKAGLGVEMAVGRRMLAVFERRPGLLHAAITGLRPAWRAFTEITRGATTLAGIVRTNTVARRAMETLDRRHPETPQEREPEAERAAREG, from the coding sequence GTGAGCAGCGAGAACGTGTGGGATGTCGTCGTGGTCGGCGCGGGGCCGGCCGGAGCGTCCGCGGCCTATGCCGCGGCAGTCGCGGGCCGCCGTGTGCTGCTCCTGGAGAAGGCCGAACTGCCCCGCTACAAGACATGCGGCGGAGGCATCATCGGCCCGTCGCGGGATGCCCTGCCGCCCGGCTTCGAACTGCCGCTGCGGGACCGGGTGCACGCCGTGACGTTCTCGCTGAACGGCCGCTTCGCCCGTACGCGTCGCTCGAAGCGGATGCTGTTCGGGCTGGTCAACCGGCCCGAGTTCGACCAGCGGCTGGTGGAGCACGCCCGCGAGGCCGGTGCCGAGGTGCGGACGGGCGTCGCGGTGGCGCGGGTCGAGCAGCACGGCGCCGCGGTGCCGGACCGGCGTACCGTCGCCGTCGTCCTCGCCGACGGCGAGACGGTCCTCGCGCGGTCCGTGGTCGGCGCGGACGGCAGCGCCAGCCGCATAGGCGCGCACGTCGGCGTCAAGACCGACCAGGTGGACCTGGGCCTGGAGGCCGAGATCCCGGTGCCGCCGTCCGTGGCGGAGGACTGGGCGGGCCGGGTCCTCATCGACTGGGGCCCCATGCCGGGCAGTTACGGCTGGGTGTTCCCCAAGGGCGACACGCTGACGGTCGGCGTGATCTCCGCGCGCGGAGAGGGCGCCGCGACCAGGCGGTACCTGGACGACTTCGTGGCCCGCCTCGGTCTCGCCGGGTTCGAACCGGCGATCTCCTCCGGGCATCTGACCCGCTGCCGCAGCGACGACTCGCCGCTCTCCCGCGGCAGGGTCATCGTCTGCGGGGACGCGGCCGGGCTGCTGGAGCCGTGGACCCGCGAGGGCATCTCCTTCGCGCTGCGCTCCGGCCGCCTCGCGGGGGAGTGGGCGGTCCGCATCGCCGAGGCCCACGACGCGGTCGAGGCACGCCGCCAGGCGCTCAACTACGCGTTCGCCATCAAGGCCGGGCTCGGCGTCGAGATGGCGGTGGGGCGGCGGATGCTCGCCGTCTTCGAGCGGCGTCCCGGGCTGCTGCACGCCGCGATCACCGGGCTGCGCCCGGCGTGGCGGGCGTTCACGGAGATCACGCGCGGCGCGACGACGCTGGCGGGCATCGTCCGCACGAACACGGTCGCCCGCCGCGCCATGGAAACCCTGGACCGCCGTCACCCGGAGACCCCCCAGGAGCGGGAACCCGAGGCCGAGCGGGCCGCGCGGGAGGGCTGA
- a CDS encoding maleylpyruvate isomerase family mycothiol-dependent enzyme, producing METAEHIKHLAREGQLLADAAEQAGSDAEVRSCPGWTVRDLLRHTGMVHRWATAFVADGHTSYRPGGGEPDLDGAALLDWYREGHDLLVAALSGAPDSLECWTFLPAPSPPAFWARRQAHETTVHRVDAESALGLVAGRSPVAPELAADGIDELLCGFHGRDKSRVRTDPPGALRVRTTDTDDVWTVTLSADAPRTTRTADGPAECELTGPAEALYLSLWNRLPAGTPAVTVTGDDRLARLWRETSAVTW from the coding sequence ATGGAGACTGCCGAGCACATCAAGCACCTCGCACGCGAGGGCCAGTTGCTGGCCGACGCCGCCGAACAGGCGGGCAGCGACGCGGAGGTCCGAAGCTGCCCCGGCTGGACCGTGCGGGACCTGCTGCGGCACACCGGCATGGTGCACCGCTGGGCGACCGCGTTCGTCGCCGACGGCCACACCTCGTACCGCCCCGGCGGCGGTGAGCCCGACCTCGACGGCGCCGCGCTGCTCGACTGGTACCGGGAGGGCCACGACCTGCTCGTCGCCGCGCTGAGCGGCGCGCCCGACTCCCTGGAGTGCTGGACGTTCCTTCCCGCCCCCTCGCCGCCGGCCTTCTGGGCACGGCGCCAGGCGCACGAGACGACCGTGCACCGGGTGGACGCCGAGTCGGCGCTGGGCCTGGTTGCGGGCCGCTCGCCGGTCGCGCCGGAGCTGGCCGCCGACGGGATCGACGAGTTGCTGTGCGGCTTCCACGGCCGGGACAAGAGCCGCGTCCGCACGGACCCGCCCGGCGCGCTGAGGGTCCGTACGACGGACACGGACGACGTGTGGACCGTCACCCTGTCGGCCGACGCGCCCCGCACCACGCGCACCGCCGACGGCCCTGCCGAATGCGAGCTGACCGGCCCCGCCGAGGCGCTGTACCTGTCGCTCTGGAACCGCCTGCCCGCCGGGACCCCGGCCGTCACGGTCACCGGCGACGACCGCCTGGCCCGCCTCTGGCGGGAGACCTCGGCCGTGACGTGGTGA
- a CDS encoding SCO4225 family membrane protein, with protein MSPNQPVTALRAFARLAFGNVASGVYLAVVAAVTALVVRDLWFTEHEDASFAALGLIAVAAPTMLVLLAGGELAGDGLIESSWFLWAAFGVSVLLQSLAVGALARLATHSARHRPRPRRG; from the coding sequence ATGAGTCCGAACCAGCCGGTCACCGCCCTGCGCGCCTTCGCGCGGCTCGCCTTCGGCAACGTCGCGTCCGGCGTGTACCTGGCGGTCGTCGCCGCGGTGACCGCCCTGGTGGTCCGCGACCTGTGGTTCACCGAGCACGAGGACGCGTCGTTCGCCGCCCTCGGGCTGATAGCGGTGGCCGCTCCGACGATGCTGGTCCTGCTGGCGGGCGGGGAGCTGGCCGGGGACGGCCTGATCGAGTCGTCGTGGTTCCTCTGGGCGGCGTTCGGCGTGTCGGTGCTCCTCCAGTCCCTCGCGGTCGGCGCGCTCGCCCGCCTGGCCACCCACAGCGCGCGTCACCGGCCGCGCCCGCGACGCGGTTGA
- a CDS encoding MFS transporter, translating into MPLLNKLASAPRRAPAGDPAARSLTRLRTAVTLFFALDGFLFAGWVVRIPAIKQQTGSSASDLGLALLGVSAGAVVTMTLTGRLCHRFGSHTVTVGAAVLLSLSIALPALTHSALALGLVLLVFGAAYGAINVAMNSAAVDLVAALRRPVMPAFHAAFSLGGMVGAGLGGLVASGLSPAAHLLGLTVVGLLLTAAAGPVLLRHPSPVPPESLPAAPASGRRRIDGRSRRTVTLFGVIALCTAYGEGALADWGALHLAQDLDAHPGVAAAGYALFALTMTAGRLSGTAMLERLGQTRTLVVGGATAAVGMLLGALAPTVWAALLGFAVTGLGLANIFPVAVDRAGALAGPAGVAAASTLGYGGMLLGPPVIGFLAEWFSLPAALTTVALLAAAAAALGYRARHASAARAL; encoded by the coding sequence GTGCCGCTACTAAACAAACTCGCGTCCGCCCCTCGCCGAGCGCCCGCCGGAGACCCCGCCGCCCGCTCGCTGACCCGCCTCCGTACCGCCGTCACGCTCTTCTTCGCCCTCGACGGGTTCCTCTTCGCGGGCTGGGTCGTCCGCATCCCCGCGATCAAGCAGCAGACCGGCTCGTCCGCGAGCGACCTCGGGCTCGCCCTGCTCGGCGTGTCCGCCGGGGCCGTGGTCACCATGACGCTCACCGGGCGCCTGTGCCACCGGTTCGGGAGCCACACCGTCACCGTCGGCGCGGCGGTGCTGCTGTCGCTGAGCATCGCCCTGCCCGCGCTCACCCACTCGGCGCTCGCGCTGGGCCTCGTGCTGCTGGTGTTCGGCGCCGCGTACGGCGCGATCAACGTCGCGATGAACAGCGCGGCCGTCGACCTGGTGGCGGCGCTGCGGCGGCCCGTGATGCCCGCCTTCCACGCCGCGTTCAGCCTGGGCGGCATGGTCGGCGCCGGGCTCGGCGGCCTCGTGGCGAGCGGCCTCTCGCCCGCCGCGCATCTGCTCGGGCTCACCGTCGTTGGGCTGCTCCTGACGGCCGCCGCCGGGCCCGTACTGCTGCGCCACCCCTCCCCCGTACCGCCCGAGTCGCTGCCCGCGGCGCCCGCGTCCGGGCGGCGGCGGATCGACGGCAGGTCGCGGCGGACGGTCACCCTGTTCGGCGTGATCGCCCTGTGCACGGCGTACGGCGAGGGGGCGCTCGCCGACTGGGGCGCCCTGCACCTGGCGCAGGACCTGGACGCGCACCCGGGTGTCGCGGCGGCCGGGTACGCGCTGTTCGCGCTGACGATGACCGCCGGGCGGCTGTCCGGTACGGCGATGCTGGAGCGGCTGGGCCAGACCAGGACGCTCGTCGTGGGCGGCGCGACGGCCGCCGTCGGCATGCTGCTGGGCGCGCTGGCGCCGACCGTGTGGGCGGCGCTGCTGGGCTTCGCCGTCACCGGACTGGGCCTGGCGAACATCTTCCCGGTGGCGGTGGACCGGGCGGGCGCGCTGGCCGGGCCGGCCGGGGTGGCGGCGGCGTCCACGCTCGGCTACGGCGGCATGCTGCTCGGCCCGCCCGTGATCGGGTTCCTCGCGGAGTGGTTCTCGCTGCCGGCGGCGCTGACGACGGTCGCCCTGCTCGCCGCCGCCGCGGCGGCCCTCGGCTACCGCGCCCGCCACGCCTCGGCGGCCCGCGCCCTCTGA
- a CDS encoding HhH-GDP family DNA glycosylase, giving the protein MAPSGDGRGGHSGRGKADERTTVRDLLGEHGRTYAEEAGIRLRDTPQPLYELLVLSHLLSARIRAATAVEAARALFDAGMRDARRMRDATWQQRVDALGRGGYRRYDERTSTQLGDAAELVLDRYGGDLRRLREEAGGDPDRLRELLREVPGIGPAGADIFLREVQGVWPDVAPCLDGKALDGARRLELPADPGKLARLVRKEELPSLAAALVRAALDRHVVEDVEEAHARHAAQA; this is encoded by the coding sequence ATGGCACCCTCCGGCGACGGGCGCGGGGGCCACAGCGGGCGCGGCAAGGCCGACGAGCGGACGACCGTACGGGACCTGCTCGGCGAGCACGGCCGGACGTACGCCGAGGAGGCGGGCATCCGGCTGAGGGACACCCCGCAGCCGCTGTACGAGCTGCTGGTCCTCTCCCATCTGCTGAGCGCCCGCATCCGCGCGGCGACGGCCGTCGAGGCGGCCCGCGCGCTGTTCGACGCCGGGATGCGGGACGCCCGGCGCATGCGGGACGCCACCTGGCAGCAGCGGGTGGACGCCCTCGGCCGGGGCGGCTACCGGCGTTACGACGAACGGACGTCCACCCAGCTCGGTGACGCGGCGGAGCTCGTACTGGACCGGTACGGCGGCGATCTGCGGCGGCTCCGCGAGGAGGCCGGCGGCGACCCGGACCGGCTGCGGGAGCTGCTGCGCGAGGTGCCGGGCATCGGGCCCGCGGGTGCGGACATCTTCCTGCGGGAGGTCCAGGGCGTGTGGCCCGACGTGGCGCCGTGCCTGGACGGCAAGGCGCTGGACGGGGCGCGCCGCCTCGAGCTGCCCGCCGACCCGGGGAAGCTCGCCCGGCTGGTGAGGAAGGAGGAACTGCCGTCGCTGGCGGCGGCGCTGGTCCGCGCCGCGCTCGACCGCCATGTGGTGGAGGACGTCGAGGAAGCCCACGCGCGTCACGCCGCCCAGGCGTGA
- a CDS encoding ROK family protein produces the protein MNGKATTTRTRLDRGRSALGPALELVHTGRAPTRAVLTAELGVTRATAGAVAAELEALGLIRVDSRPGAAAGSQGRPSHRLTVDENGPVALAAQIHADGFRAALVGLGGRIVATAPGCVEVTADPAQVLAAVVNAGAGLLRESGRRCVGAGLAVPSAVAEPEGTALNPLHLAWPAGAPVRDVFAGLVRAAGIDGPAFTGNDVNLAALAEHRHGAGRGAQHLLCVATGHRGVGGALVLDGRLHTGSSGLALEVGHLTVNPAGRPCHCGSRGCLDVETDPLAFLTAAGRVPGPEVSLLQQCRDLLRDEPGDAGVRAAVEELVDRLGLGLAGLVNILNPDRIILGGLHRELLAADPDRLRAVVADRSLWGRSGGVPILACTLDHNSLAGAAELAWQPVLDDPLSALGRPVPHG, from the coding sequence ATGAACGGCAAGGCGACGACGACCCGGACCCGGCTCGACAGGGGCCGCAGCGCCCTGGGCCCGGCCCTGGAACTGGTGCACACGGGCCGGGCGCCCACCCGTGCCGTCCTCACCGCCGAACTGGGCGTCACCCGCGCCACCGCCGGAGCCGTCGCCGCCGAGCTGGAGGCCCTCGGGCTGATCCGCGTGGACTCGCGCCCGGGGGCCGCCGCCGGTTCGCAGGGCCGCCCCTCGCACCGGCTGACGGTCGACGAGAACGGGCCGGTCGCGCTCGCCGCGCAGATCCACGCCGACGGGTTCCGCGCCGCGCTCGTGGGCCTCGGCGGCCGGATCGTGGCGACGGCGCCCGGCTGCGTGGAGGTCACCGCCGACCCGGCGCAAGTGCTCGCCGCCGTCGTGAACGCGGGCGCGGGGCTGCTGCGCGAGAGCGGCCGCCGCTGCGTGGGCGCGGGCCTCGCCGTACCGTCGGCGGTCGCCGAACCGGAGGGCACCGCCCTGAACCCGCTGCACCTGGCGTGGCCCGCCGGGGCGCCCGTACGGGACGTCTTCGCCGGGCTCGTAAGGGCGGCCGGCATCGACGGCCCCGCGTTCACCGGAAACGACGTCAACCTGGCCGCGCTCGCCGAGCACCGGCACGGAGCGGGCCGGGGCGCCCAGCACCTGCTGTGCGTCGCGACCGGCCATCGGGGCGTGGGCGGCGCGCTCGTCCTCGACGGGCGGCTGCACACCGGCAGTTCCGGCCTCGCCCTTGAGGTCGGCCATCTGACGGTCAACCCGGCGGGGCGCCCCTGCCACTGCGGCAGCCGTGGCTGCCTGGACGTGGAGACCGACCCGCTGGCCTTCCTCACTGCCGCCGGCCGGGTGCCGGGGCCCGAGGTGTCGCTGCTCCAGCAGTGCCGCGACCTGCTCCGCGACGAGCCCGGGGACGCGGGCGTGCGGGCCGCCGTGGAGGAGCTGGTCGACCGGCTGGGGCTCGGCCTCGCGGGCCTGGTCAACATCCTGAATCCGGACCGGATCATCCTGGGCGGCCTCCACCGCGAACTGCTGGCCGCCGACCCGGACCGCCTGCGCGCCGTCGTGGCCGACCGCAGCCTGTGGGGCCGCAGCGGGGGCGTACCGATCCTGGCGTGCACCCTGGACCACAACAGCCTGGCGGGCGCGGCGGAACTGGCCTGGCAGCCGGTACTCGACGACCCGCTGTCCGCCCTGGGCCGCCCGGTCCCGCACGGCTGA
- a CDS encoding SAM-dependent methyltransferase, whose protein sequence is MTTTDSPPRLTHLTFHGPLSEARARRLVASLAANRPATVLDIGCGWGELLLRVLDAAPGATGTGIDINAEDLARGRALAGERGLDGRVAFVEESAHGSERGPADLVLCVGSSQALCDPDGPHDLAAALRELRRLVAPGGRVLLGEGFWQRVPTPDELARMWPGAREDDHRPLGALVEAAVDAGFRPAWIETADRDEWEQFESGYRHDIEVWLAANPGHPDAAATRARVDRQRTSWLTGYRDILGMAYLTLVPVA, encoded by the coding sequence GTGACCACAACTGACTCCCCGCCCCGCCTCACCCACCTCACCTTCCACGGACCGCTGTCGGAGGCCCGTGCGCGGCGGCTCGTCGCGTCGCTCGCCGCCAACCGGCCCGCCACCGTGCTGGACATCGGATGCGGGTGGGGCGAGCTCCTGCTGCGGGTGCTCGACGCCGCGCCCGGTGCGACCGGCACCGGCATCGACATCAACGCCGAGGACCTCGCGCGCGGCCGCGCCCTCGCCGGGGAGCGGGGCCTCGACGGGCGCGTCGCGTTCGTCGAGGAGTCCGCCCACGGCTCCGAGCGCGGACCCGCCGATCTGGTGCTGTGCGTCGGTTCCAGCCAGGCGCTCTGCGACCCGGACGGCCCGCACGACCTGGCGGCCGCCCTCCGCGAGCTGCGGCGCCTGGTCGCGCCCGGCGGCCGGGTGCTCCTCGGCGAGGGCTTCTGGCAGCGCGTACCCACCCCGGACGAGCTGGCCCGGATGTGGCCCGGCGCCCGGGAGGACGACCACCGGCCGCTGGGCGCCCTCGTGGAGGCGGCCGTCGACGCGGGCTTCAGGCCGGCCTGGATCGAGACGGCCGACCGGGACGAGTGGGAGCAGTTCGAGTCGGGGTACCGCCACGACATCGAGGTGTGGCTCGCGGCCAACCCCGGCCACCCGGACGCCGCCGCCACCCGCGCCCGCGTCGACCGGCAGCGCACCTCCTGGCTGACCGGCTACCGCGACATCCTCGGCATGGCGTACCTGACGCTCGTCCCGGTCGCCTGA
- a CDS encoding DUF4865 family protein: protein MLHWAGAAYGEGPAADAAPRYAVRRRERIGADAPPGDAVARAVEAHGRLVLEDGIVAAAVAVDPSRWELQTFSLRAGPAPGDAGDVFRVLRLSQPGRAALRHGRHWD, encoded by the coding sequence GTGCTGCACTGGGCGGGCGCGGCGTACGGCGAGGGGCCGGCCGCCGACGCGGCGCCCCGGTACGCGGTGCGGCGGCGCGAGCGGATCGGCGCGGACGCGCCGCCCGGCGACGCGGTGGCGCGGGCCGTGGAGGCGCACGGGCGGCTCGTCCTGGAGGACGGGATCGTGGCGGCCGCGGTGGCGGTGGACCCGAGCCGCTGGGAGCTGCAGACGTTCAGCCTGCGGGCCGGTCCGGCACCCGGGGACGCGGGAGACGTGTTCCGCGTGCTGCGGCTCTCCCAGCCCGGCCGGGCGGCGCTGCGGCACGGCCGGCACTGGGACTGA
- a CDS encoding SHOCT domain-containing protein → MQHPRPPEVVRDPLEAALLWAGVAVAAFLPLRRTAWRGGRGPLYRDVAARRPGDPSPVELLGRRFAAGEIDEEVYRRRLSVLDERFGPGRKT, encoded by the coding sequence GTGCAGCACCCGAGGCCGCCCGAAGTCGTCCGCGATCCCCTGGAAGCCGCGCTGCTCTGGGCAGGTGTCGCCGTCGCGGCCTTCCTGCCGCTGCGCCGTACGGCGTGGCGGGGCGGCAGGGGCCCGCTGTACCGGGACGTGGCCGCCCGGCGACCCGGCGACCCGTCGCCCGTGGAGCTGCTGGGGCGGCGGTTCGCTGCCGGGGAGATCGACGAGGAGGTGTACCGGCGGCGGCTGTCCGTCCTGGACGAGCGGTTCGGCCCCGGCCGGAAGACCTGA
- a CDS encoding ATP-binding protein, with product MISQASSRQCAVELQALPSRIGQVRRIVSAQLRYWNLDPLIEKAALGVTELLTNVHRHAKPDKICTVEIEFLLDRLTVSVHDHDPRLPAVVHLEDGPDPLATSGRGLALIEAVSESWGARPQGDAGKVVWFTLPAPSATPVGIPAVPAYGAVGGAAFKEPVPFGDGAEAAETVRGHAATAVRSAVAG from the coding sequence GTGATCAGCCAGGCAAGCAGCAGGCAGTGCGCGGTAGAGCTCCAAGCCCTGCCGTCGCGGATCGGTCAGGTCCGCAGAATCGTGTCGGCGCAACTGCGCTACTGGAACCTCGACCCCCTCATCGAGAAGGCGGCGCTCGGGGTCACCGAACTCCTCACCAACGTGCACCGGCACGCCAAGCCGGACAAGATCTGCACGGTCGAGATCGAGTTCCTCCTCGACCGGCTCACGGTCTCCGTCCACGACCACGATCCGCGCCTCCCCGCCGTCGTGCACCTGGAGGACGGTCCGGACCCGCTCGCCACGTCGGGGCGCGGCCTCGCGCTGATAGAGGCCGTCAGCGAGAGCTGGGGCGCGCGCCCGCAGGGCGATGCGGGGAAGGTCGTGTGGTTCACGCTCCCCGCGCCCTCGGCCACACCCGTCGGCATCCCGGCGGTCCCGGCGTACGGGGCGGTGGGCGGCGCCGCGTTCAAGGAGCCCGTGCCGTTCGGCGACGGCGCGGAGGCGGCGGAGACGGTACGCGGACACGCCGCCACCGCCGTCCGGTCGGCCGTGGCGGGCTGA
- a CDS encoding L-cysteine desulfhydrase Cds1, whose translation MTAEPGSAPAATIDVDRSDPAYRAWLKDAVRKVQADANRSADTHLLRFPLPGHWGIDLYLKDESTHPTGSLKHRLARSLFLYGLCNGWIRPDKPVIEASSGSTAVSEAYFASLIGVPFIAVMPRTTSPEKIRLIEFHGGRCHFVDDSRRMYEEAAVLAAETGGHYMDQFTYAERATDWRGNNNIAESIYQQLRLERYPEPAWIVATAGTGGTSATIARYVHYMQYDTRVCVPDPENSCFFDGWTHDDPDAVSDCGSRIEGIGRPRMEPSFVPGAIDRMMKIPDAASVAAVRALENAIGRKAGGSTGTGLWSAFKIVAEMVAQGRTGSVVTLICDPGERYLDKYYSDAWLTEQGLDIDPYAATLDEFLATGVWPD comes from the coding sequence GTGACGGCCGAGCCGGGCTCCGCGCCCGCCGCGACCATCGACGTGGACCGCAGCGATCCGGCCTACCGCGCCTGGCTGAAAGACGCCGTACGAAAGGTCCAGGCGGACGCCAACAGGTCGGCCGACACCCACCTCCTGCGCTTCCCGCTGCCCGGCCACTGGGGCATCGACCTCTACCTCAAGGACGAGTCCACCCACCCCACCGGCAGCCTCAAGCACCGCCTCGCCCGCTCCCTCTTCCTGTACGGGCTGTGCAACGGCTGGATCCGCCCCGACAAGCCGGTCATCGAGGCGTCCAGCGGCTCGACCGCGGTGTCCGAGGCGTACTTCGCGAGCCTGATCGGCGTCCCGTTCATCGCCGTCATGCCGCGCACCACCAGCCCGGAGAAGATCCGCCTCATCGAATTCCACGGCGGGCGCTGCCACTTCGTGGACGACTCGCGCCGCATGTACGAGGAGGCCGCCGTCCTCGCGGCCGAGACCGGCGGCCACTACATGGACCAGTTCACCTACGCCGAGCGCGCCACCGACTGGCGCGGCAACAACAACATCGCCGAGTCCATCTACCAGCAACTCCGCCTGGAGCGTTACCCGGAGCCCGCCTGGATCGTCGCCACGGCCGGTACCGGCGGCACGTCCGCGACCATCGCCCGCTACGTCCACTACATGCAGTACGACACCCGCGTCTGCGTCCCCGACCCGGAGAACTCCTGCTTCTTCGACGGCTGGACGCACGACGACCCCGACGCGGTGAGCGACTGCGGCTCCCGCATCGAGGGCATCGGCCGGCCGCGCATGGAACCGAGCTTCGTGCCGGGCGCCATCGACCGCATGATGAAGATCCCCGACGCCGCGAGCGTCGCCGCCGTCCGCGCCCTGGAGAACGCCATCGGCCGCAAGGCGGGCGGCTCCACCGGAACCGGCCTGTGGAGCGCTTTCAAGATCGTCGCGGAGATGGTGGCGCAGGGCCGCACCGGCAGCGTCGTCACACTGATCTGCGACCCCGGGGAGCGGTATCTGGACAAGTACTACTCCGACGCGTGGCTGACGGAGCAGGGCCTCGACATCGACCCGTACGCGGCGACGCTGGACGAGTTCCTCGCCACCGGCGTCTGGCCCGACTGA
- a CDS encoding SRPBCC family protein has product MSVFRLERRTDLSAAEAWRRVTDWRAHAVGVPLTRVRVLTPGPPGAGTRFTARTGLGPLGFDDPMAVVRWEPPRGAGPGGRPEAGLCRLEKYGRVVRGWAEIAVYAEEVGARVTWAEELRVRGLPRWCDPLLARAGRWVFGRELKRLLGREASARGT; this is encoded by the coding sequence GTGAGCGTGTTCCGGCTGGAGCGGCGTACGGACCTGTCGGCGGCCGAGGCGTGGCGGCGGGTGACCGACTGGCGGGCCCACGCGGTGGGCGTACCGCTGACGCGGGTGCGGGTGCTGACGCCGGGTCCGCCGGGGGCGGGGACGCGGTTCACGGCGCGCACCGGGCTCGGGCCGCTGGGCTTCGACGATCCGATGGCGGTGGTCCGCTGGGAGCCGCCGCGCGGCGCGGGGCCGGGTGGACGGCCCGAGGCGGGGCTGTGCCGGCTGGAGAAGTACGGCCGGGTCGTGCGCGGCTGGGCGGAGATCGCCGTGTACGCGGAGGAGGTGGGCGCGCGGGTGACGTGGGCGGAGGAGCTGCGGGTGCGGGGGCTGCCCCGCTGGTGCGATCCGCTGCTGGCCCGGGCGGGGCGGTGGGTCTTCGGCCGGGAGCTGAAGCGGCTGCTGGGCCGGGAGGCTTCCGCACGCGGGACCTGA
- a CDS encoding DeoR/GlpR family DNA-binding transcription regulator, protein MSDHQNLLAEQRRALILDEVRRRGGVRVNELTRRLNVSDMTVRRDLDVLARQGVVEKVHGGAVPVAEARTHEPGFEAKSALEPGAKEDIARVAAAMVAPGAAIALSGGTTTYAVARRLLDVPDLTVVTNSVRVADVFHSVSSQGAGPGGGARPGAATVVLTGGVRTPSDSLVGPVADQAIGSLHFDVLFLGVHGVSVEAGLSTPNLAEAETNRRLIRSARRVVVVADHTKWGQVALSSFARLEDVDTLVTDAGVSDEVRAAMAEHLPGLVVAGSGAGVVDVVDGLRRDGV, encoded by the coding sequence ATGAGCGACCACCAGAACCTCCTCGCGGAGCAGCGACGCGCCTTAATCCTCGACGAGGTCAGGCGGCGCGGCGGGGTGCGGGTCAACGAGCTCACCCGTCGGCTGAACGTCTCGGACATGACGGTGCGGCGCGACCTGGACGTGCTGGCGCGGCAGGGCGTGGTCGAGAAGGTGCACGGCGGTGCGGTGCCGGTGGCGGAGGCGCGGACGCACGAGCCGGGGTTCGAGGCGAAGTCGGCGCTGGAGCCGGGCGCCAAGGAGGACATCGCGCGGGTGGCGGCGGCGATGGTCGCGCCGGGCGCCGCGATCGCGCTGTCGGGCGGCACGACGACGTACGCGGTGGCGCGGCGGCTGCTGGACGTGCCGGATCTGACGGTGGTGACGAACTCGGTGCGGGTGGCGGACGTGTTCCACTCGGTGTCGTCACAGGGCGCTGGGCCGGGCGGCGGGGCGCGGCCGGGGGCGGCGACGGTGGTGCTGACGGGCGGGGTGCGCACGCCGTCGGACTCGCTGGTCGGGCCGGTCGCGGACCAGGCGATCGGGTCGCTCCACTTCGACGTGCTGTTCCTCGGGGTGCACGGGGTGTCGGTGGAGGCGGGGCTGTCCACGCCGAACCTGGCGGAGGCGGAGACGAACCGGCGGCTGATCCGGTCGGCGCGGCGGGTCGTCGTCGTCGCGGACCACACCAAGTGGGGGCAGGTGGCACTGAGTTCGTTCGCCCGGCTGGAGGACGTGGACACGCTGGTGACGGACGCGGGGGTGTCGGACGAGGTGCGGGCCGCGATGGCGGAGCACCTGCCGGGCCTGGTGGTCGCCGGGAGCGGGGCGGGCGTGGTGGACGTGGTGGACGGGCTGCGGAGGGACGGCGTGTGA